TAAACAACAATAAGTTTGAAGTGCTTAGAAGTGAAGATGGTGTTAATTTTGTAAAAGTGGGCGAAGTGAAAGGAAACGGTACTACTACCGAAGTAAACAACTATCTTTATAACGATAAGAATGTATTGCCTAATATCACTTATTACTACCGTTTAAACCAAGTAGATTTTGATGGAACTTCCGAACTTACCAATATTGTTTCTGCTGCCATTACCGGAAGCGAAAACATTGTTATCAGTCAATTTGTACCCAATCCTGCACAAGGTTCTTCTAGATTATTCATTACTTCGCCTACAGATATTCGTTTAAGCGTGTCTATGACTAATCCTCTCGGGCAAGAATTGCAATCTTCAATTATTGAATTGCCTGCGGGAGTTCAAACACCTTTTATTGTAGATGCATCGCTATTGGCTGCCGGAAATTACATTGTTTCTTTGCGCAACGAAACTTTCTTTACCACCAGACGATTGGTTGTAACCACACACTAAACAAAACAAGTTGAGTAAAAAGTAATTTTCATACTTAGTATATTGTACGTATAAAAGCAAGTTAGGTTTCATTCTAACTTGCTTTTTTTCATTTTAAGTATCTAATCTTTCGTTTTAAGTAAAACTTAGGAGCTTTTCTTGCTTTTTTAGGTGCTCATGTTCTACATTCGCGCCCCTATGAGAAGGAATGTGAGTGTAGAATTACGGGAAAACCTGTTGGAGCAAGCGCGCCAGATGTTTGTAAAACAGGGAATAAAAAGCCTTACAATGGATGAAATTGCCCAAAAAATGGGCATGAGTAAGAAAACAATTTACGTACTCGTGCGTGACAAGTCTGAATTGGTTTTAGAAGTAATTGAGCGCTATATAAACAATGAGAAGAAGATAAGTGAAGAAATAAGAGCCAAGGCTGTGAATCCAATAGAAGAAATGATATTGGTAATGGCGCATGTATTGCAGCAAACTAAAGAGCTAAACCCGCAGGTGCTTTTTGATATGCAAAAATACTATCCCGAAAGCTGGCAAATTTATCACCACTATCGGCAGAGTTATTTCTTCGATTTTATACAAAGCAATATTAAAAACGGCATAAAAGATGGATACTACCACAATAACTTTAAAATAGATATGGTAGTGAAATTTTACATTGGTTCCGTTAGTATTATTTCCGACCAAATATTATTCCCTTCTAAGTATTATACTTTTGTATCGGTACTGCAAGAATACATTCAATATCATTTACGCTCAATAGTTACTACTAAAGGTTTAGAAGAGTTGCAAAAACATCCATGTAATTCATTTTGAGAAAAATCTTATGCCTCAACAAAATATAATTTGTAAAAAACCGACTACTCAACATCAAAATATGCCGATGAAACTTTTATCTGTGCTTACTGCTGTTTTATGGAGTGCAATTGCCATTGCACAACAGCCCGAATTTGTAAAGGCATTTTCACTGCAAGATGCCATACAGTACGCAATAAAAAATAACTACGATGCCCAAAATGCAGCCTTAGAAATAAATAAAGCAAAATGGAGAAACTGGGAGATAAAATCAGTTGGATTGCCTACAATTTCTGCCAATGTAGATTATACCTACTACTTTAAGCAGCCAATTTTTCCCGCAGCAGAGAAGTTGTTTAACGACCCCAATAGCCCCACCACACAAGTGTTTGGATACCTATCTCAATCCGATCCGGTTATTAGAAAAATACTGTACGATTATGCTGTAAACAGTAAAGACGCAAAAATAAGTTTTGTTCTTCCGCACAATATTTCAACCGGACTCACCATTAGCCAGCTGTTGCTAGATGGACGGTATTTTATTGGCTTGAAGGCTACCCGCGATTTTATGAAAGTGGCACGTCTGCAAAAAGATATGAGCGACCAAGATGTGCGCTATAATGTAATGAAAGCATACTACCAAGCACAAGCTGCAAACGAAAGCAAGCAGTATTTAAACGAAGTAAAAGTATTGGTAGAAAAACTAACCAACGATACCCGTAAAATATATAAAGAAGGCTTAACCGAAGAGCTAGATGTAAACCGGTTAGAATTAGCCCTTAGTAATCTAGAAAGCCAAATAAACACTACTGATAAATTAGCACAAGTAGCCGTGGCCAACCTAAAATTTCAGATGGGTTTGAATCTTACCGATGACATTATACTCACCGATAAAATAGACGATTTGCGTGCTAAAATGGATCCAAGTATTGTAGCAAGTTTCGACCCGGGAAAAAGAATAGAATATCAATTGCTCGATGTAGCAACGCGTGTTCGCCATTACGATGTGCAGCAGCGCAGAAGCGGTCATTTCCCTTCATTGGTAGCATTCTTAAACTATGGATGGCAAGCACAAGTAAATAAGTTCGGAGATTTCTTTAAGTCGAGCGAAACTACCTTCCCCGATGGAGATGTGCGCAAACGCAGTAGTTGGTTCGAATCCGGCATTGTAGGCTTAAAATTAAACATCCCAATTTTCGATAGTGGTAACAAAATGGCAAGCGTACAGCAAGCAAAAGTGGACGAGCAAAAACATAAAAACGATTTCGAAAAGTTTAAGCAAGCAAGCGCCTTGCAATTCGAAAGCGCGCAGGCATTCTTTGTGCAAGCATTAAACGAAGAGCAATACTCCAAAAAGAGTGTGGAGTTAAGTCGAAAAATATATACTAAAACCAATGTAAAATTTAAAGAAGGTATTGGCAATAGCTTTGAATTAGTACAGGCACAGCAAGAGCTTATTCAAAGCCAGTTGAAGTTTATACAAGCCCAATTGAACTTGCTAAATACTAAAGCAGA
This genomic stretch from Chitinophagales bacterium harbors:
- a CDS encoding TetR/AcrR family transcriptional regulator, which codes for MRRNVSVELRENLLEQARQMFVKQGIKSLTMDEIAQKMGMSKKTIYVLVRDKSELVLEVIERYINNEKKISEEIRAKAVNPIEEMILVMAHVLQQTKELNPQVLFDMQKYYPESWQIYHHYRQSYFFDFIQSNIKNGIKDGYYHNNFKIDMVVKFYIGSVSIISDQILFPSKYYTFVSVLQEYIQYHLRSIVTTKGLEELQKHPCNSF
- a CDS encoding TolC family protein, producing MKLLSVLTAVLWSAIAIAQQPEFVKAFSLQDAIQYAIKNNYDAQNAALEINKAKWRNWEIKSVGLPTISANVDYTYYFKQPIFPAAEKLFNDPNSPTTQVFGYLSQSDPVIRKILYDYAVNSKDAKISFVLPHNISTGLTISQLLLDGRYFIGLKATRDFMKVARLQKDMSDQDVRYNVMKAYYQAQAANESKQYLNEVKVLVEKLTNDTRKIYKEGLTEELDVNRLELALSNLESQINTTDKLAQVAVANLKFQMGLNLTDDIILTDKIDDLRAKMDPSIVASFDPGKRIEYQLLDVATRVRHYDVQQRRSGHFPSLVAFLNYGWQAQVNKFGDFFKSSETTFPDGDVRKRSSWFESGIVGLKLNIPIFDSGNKMASVQQAKVDEQKHKNDFEKFKQASALQFESAQAFFVQALNEEQYSKKSVELSRKIYTKTNVKFKEGIGNSFELVQAQQELIQSQLKFIQAQLNLLNTKADLDKAIGK